One stretch of Nicotiana tabacum cultivar K326 chromosome 18, ASM71507v2, whole genome shotgun sequence DNA includes these proteins:
- the LOC107784311 gene encoding OVARIAN TUMOR DOMAIN-containing deubiquitinating enzyme 6: protein MTRILVQRGSSGASSSSSSNQNRSSTSLPGSSSSSAPTQTQASSNGQVLSVAKDDEFLEEIQEQVALEELSIGSSNYKGVKGDDELLDSFGSDQSTNDEKIADNEKRDGGFVSEDLAREFDGLRVVEVENEGSSVQRATCSSCPPPPPVPPPKPASLNSSPRRFPLGSSHAGRIGSSRGTAGRPTVSTRTSPAGSRPSSPRSHCDEGYNSADEQNPCFGSSYDDVERERQFEMDIRRTKSLEVKKMLGDGNCLFRAVADQVYGDSEAYDLVRQMCIDYMERERDHFSQFITEGFTSYCKRKRRDKVYGNNVEIQALCEMYNRPIHIYSYSTEPINTFHGSYNTDSPPIRLSFHHGNHYNSLVDPRRLTVGAGLGFSSLQGRNVDKDQVKAAIKAQQDQQIDNALLAEGRFYSDLELTEKEIERMVMEASRAEYIANDKFRQQLGCRESSTSSAEPSSSGARSSGSEAKQEGGGREVLSDCIQIMLSMGFSYARVIEAYSIFGDDVDSMVCYLIETSNSSRRKGKATE from the exons ATGACTCGGATACTGGTTCAGCGTGGTTCCTCTGGAGCTTCATCGTCTTCGTCCTCAAATCAGAACAGGTCATCAACTTCGCTCCCtggctcatcttcttcttcagctccAACCCAGACACAGGCTTCTAGTAACGGTCAAGTACTATCAGTTGCGAAAGATGATGAATTCTTGGAAGAAATACAAGAACAGGTTGCTTTAGAAGAGCTCTCCATTGGTTCTTCAAACTACAAGGGTGTTAAGGGTGATGATGAATTGTTGGATAGTTTTGGCAGCGACCAAAGCACCAATGACGAAAAGATTGCTGACAATGAGAAGAGAGATGGTGGTTTTGTCAGTGAGGACTTGGCTAGGGAATTTGATGGTTTGAGAGTTGTGGAAGTGGAAAATGAGGGAAGTTCAGTTCAGAGGGCTACATGTAGTTCATGTCCACCTCCACCTCCTGTCCCACCACCGAAACCTGCTTCACTAAACTCGAGTCCTAGAAGATTCCCGTTGGGTAGTTCACATGCTGGCCGGATAGGATCGTCTAGGGGAACTGCTGGGCGACCTACTGTCTCAACTAGGACCTCACCTGCTGGATCCAGGCCATCCTCTCCACGATCACACTGTGATGAAGGTTATAATAGTGCTGATGAGCAGAACCCCTGCTTTGGATCCTCATATGATGATGTG GAGAGAGAGCGGCAGTTTGAAATGGATATTAGACGAACCAAAAGCTTAGAAGTTAAGAAAATGCTGGGAGATGGGAACTGCCTCTTCCGTGCTGTTGCTGACCAAGTATATGGTGATTCTGAAGCTTACGATTTGGTCAGAcagatgtgcattgactacatg GAGCGGGAAAGGGACCACTTCTCTCAATTTATAACTGAAGGTTTCACTTCCTATTGCAAGAGAAAAAGGAGAGATAAG GTTTATGGCAACAATGTGGAGATTCAAGCTCTGTGTGAAATGTATAATCGCCCTATTCATATATACTCTTATAGCACAG AACCAATCAATACATTCCATGGTAGTTACAATACAGACAGCCCTCCTATTCGACTCAGCTTTCATCATGGAAATCATTACAACTCTCTTGTTGATCCACGTCGACTAACAGTTGGTGCTGGCCTTGGGTTTAGCTCTCTACAAGGG AGGAATGTTGATAAGGATCAGGTCAAAGCAGCAATAAAAGCTCAACAGGATCAGCAAATTGATAAT GCACTTCTGGCAGAAGGACGCTTTTATTCTGATCTTGAGCTCACCGAAAAGGAGATTGAACGCATGGTAATGGAAGCTTCTAGGGCCGAGTATATTGCCAATGACAAATTCAGGCAGCAGCTTGGTTGTCGAGAATCTTCCACTTCTAGCGCTGAACCATCATCATCAGGAGCTA GGTCATCGGGAAGTGAAGCGAAGCAAGAAGGTGGGGGGCGAGAAGTTCTTAGTGACTGCATCCAGATTATGCTGTCGATGGGATTTAGCTATGCGCGAGTAATAGAGGCTTATAGCATATTCGGGGATGATGTGGATTCAATGGTATGTTATCTCATTGAAACCAGCAATAGCAGCAGACGTAAAGGAAAAGCAACTGAAtga